A DNA window from Polyangium spumosum contains the following coding sequences:
- a CDS encoding Maf family protein — translation MIDETHPLLLGSASPRRREILGTLGLPLRVVSLDIDERLRPREGPLPYLERVVSDKLAAATPHAVGVGAVLVADTSVILGDVALGKPADDAEARAMLAALAGREHEVWTRFVIAAGADPTRPVHAETVRTRVFFRALDAAEIQAYAATGEGLDKAGAYAIQGIGSFAVERIEGSYSNVVGLPACEVIVALRRAGLLGRFPRPTHA, via the coding sequence ATGATCGACGAAACGCACCCCTTGCTGCTGGGCTCGGCGTCGCCGCGGCGCCGCGAGATCCTCGGCACGCTCGGCCTGCCCCTGCGGGTCGTGTCGCTCGACATCGACGAGCGGCTGCGGCCGAGGGAGGGGCCGCTGCCCTACCTCGAGCGTGTCGTGTCGGACAAGCTCGCCGCGGCGACGCCACACGCGGTGGGCGTGGGCGCGGTGCTCGTGGCCGACACCTCGGTGATCCTGGGCGACGTCGCGCTCGGCAAGCCCGCGGACGACGCCGAAGCGCGCGCCATGCTCGCGGCCCTCGCGGGTCGCGAGCACGAGGTCTGGACCCGCTTCGTGATCGCCGCGGGCGCCGATCCCACGCGCCCCGTCCACGCCGAGACCGTACGGACCCGTGTCTTCTTCCGCGCGCTCGACGCGGCCGAGATCCAGGCCTACGCCGCGACGGGCGAGGGCCTCGACAAGGCGGGCGCCTACGCGATCCAGGGCATCGGCAGCTTCGCCGTCGAGCGCATCGAGGGCTCGTACTCCAACGTCGTGGGCCTTCCGGCGTGTGAGGTCATCGTCGCCTTGCGCCGCGCGGGCCTGCTCGGGCGATTCCCGCGCCCCACGCACGCGTGA
- a CDS encoding glycosyltransferase family 39 protein, translated as MTAPSTSPRRRDTLIVLAAALLARLAVVAWAAPRFPPTADGTFYHRIAERVAAGLGYTWLWPDGVVTYAAHYPVGYPALIGGAYALFGAHPGVAMLMNAVLGALAAVAVHRLAARAVSPGPALAAGLLVALHPGLVAYTPALMSEGVTAALVTCAAWAAAWLRDAVPLGAPRTIVARVVVLGVVVGLATLVRPQSLVFAPLFALLALAPLAGRRAGWKALGFAALATAFALAVCAPWTARNCERMNRCALVSVNGGWNLLIGADPASTGAWSPIKVPDACREVWDEAGKDACFGRAAALYITEHPGAWLSLVPRKLAATFDYCGAAGWYLHESNGAACDDTCKLVLGVVETLYERLVLALSLVGLALAAPAARGRKIATRLVVALGIVFLFQTHAWVAYLALVVAALFGGRSLLRGPVLPAAAVIVLGATLLTHAVFFGAGRYGLVTFPLIAGMAGMVFAWRREPERSSAVAADPA; from the coding sequence GTGACGGCCCCGAGCACCTCGCCCCGCCGACGGGACACCCTGATCGTCCTCGCGGCCGCGCTGCTCGCGCGCCTCGCCGTCGTGGCCTGGGCTGCGCCACGTTTCCCGCCGACCGCGGACGGCACCTTCTATCACCGCATCGCCGAGCGCGTGGCCGCGGGCCTCGGCTACACGTGGCTCTGGCCCGACGGCGTCGTCACCTACGCCGCGCATTACCCCGTCGGGTACCCGGCGCTCATCGGCGGCGCGTACGCGCTCTTCGGCGCGCATCCGGGCGTCGCGATGCTGATGAACGCCGTGCTCGGCGCGCTCGCCGCGGTCGCCGTCCATCGCCTCGCGGCGCGCGCGGTCTCCCCGGGCCCTGCGCTCGCTGCGGGTTTGCTCGTCGCGCTGCATCCGGGCCTCGTCGCGTACACGCCGGCGCTCATGAGTGAAGGCGTCACGGCCGCGCTCGTCACGTGCGCCGCGTGGGCGGCCGCGTGGCTGCGCGACGCCGTGCCTCTCGGCGCGCCGCGTACGATCGTGGCGCGCGTCGTGGTCCTCGGCGTCGTCGTCGGCCTCGCCACGCTCGTCCGTCCGCAGAGCCTCGTCTTCGCGCCTCTCTTCGCGCTGCTCGCGCTCGCGCCGCTCGCGGGACGACGCGCGGGCTGGAAGGCGCTTGGCTTCGCTGCGCTCGCCACGGCTTTTGCGCTCGCCGTGTGTGCTCCCTGGACCGCGCGTAACTGCGAGCGCATGAACCGCTGCGCGCTCGTCAGCGTCAACGGCGGCTGGAACCTGCTCATCGGCGCGGATCCCGCGTCCACCGGGGCGTGGTCACCGATCAAGGTCCCGGACGCGTGCCGCGAGGTCTGGGACGAAGCGGGCAAGGACGCGTGTTTTGGCCGCGCGGCCGCGCTCTACATCACGGAGCACCCGGGCGCCTGGCTCTCGCTCGTCCCGCGCAAGCTCGCGGCGACGTTCGACTACTGCGGCGCGGCTGGCTGGTACCTGCACGAGTCGAACGGCGCGGCTTGCGACGACACGTGCAAGCTCGTTCTCGGCGTCGTCGAGACCCTCTACGAGCGCCTCGTCCTCGCGCTCTCCCTCGTGGGCCTCGCCCTCGCGGCGCCGGCAGCGCGCGGCCGCAAGATCGCGACACGCCTCGTCGTGGCGCTCGGGATCGTCTTCCTGTTCCAGACGCACGCGTGGGTCGCCTACCTCGCGCTCGTCGTGGCGGCGCTCTTCGGCGGACGTTCTTTGTTACGAGGCCCCGTCTTGCCTGCGGCTGCGGTGATCGTCCTCGGCGCGACCTTGCTGACGCACGCGGTGTTCTTCGGCGCGGGGCGTTACGGGCTCGTGACGTTTCCGCTGATCGCGGGGATGGCGGGGATGGTGTTTGCGTGGAGGCGCGAGCCGGAGCGGTCGTCGGCGGTCGCCGCGGACCCTGCGTGA
- a CDS encoding DUF4351 domain-containing protein, whose amino-acid sequence MVSMAHEVLVDLFRNRPSLAPEILVETLGIILPSYTDARLASIDLTRVQPAEYRADVVVLLLDRDVPVLVLIVEVQLAIAARKRFSWPAYVTVSRSIHGCPACLLVVAPDPAVAAWCAEPIETGVPGFVLRPPVLGREAVPVVTDLEDAARRPELGVLSAMAHGETEHGARIAAAVLPVIEGLDDERARLYYDLVYNSLNDAARRALEAMMKGYVYQSDFARKYVAEGVAQGERTMLLRQLRARFGDLPASAIARIESAESNQLELWGERVLSAKTLADVLDEPS is encoded by the coding sequence ATGGTCTCCATGGCCCACGAGGTCCTCGTGGATCTCTTCCGAAATCGCCCCTCGCTCGCGCCCGAGATCCTGGTCGAAACGCTGGGCATCATCCTCCCCTCGTACACCGATGCGCGCCTCGCCTCGATCGACCTGACCCGGGTTCAGCCCGCGGAGTACCGCGCCGACGTCGTCGTCCTCTTGCTCGACCGTGACGTGCCGGTCCTGGTCCTCATCGTCGAGGTCCAGCTCGCGATCGCCGCTCGGAAGCGCTTCAGTTGGCCCGCGTATGTGACGGTCTCGCGATCGATTCACGGCTGCCCGGCCTGTCTGCTCGTGGTCGCACCGGACCCCGCCGTCGCGGCGTGGTGCGCGGAGCCGATCGAAACGGGCGTGCCCGGGTTCGTTCTGCGCCCACCGGTGCTGGGGCGCGAGGCGGTTCCGGTCGTGACGGACCTCGAGGACGCGGCCAGGCGGCCCGAGCTCGGCGTGCTCTCGGCCATGGCGCACGGCGAGACGGAACATGGGGCGAGGATCGCCGCGGCGGTGCTGCCCGTGATCGAGGGGCTCGATGACGAGCGCGCGCGCCTCTACTACGATCTCGTATACAATTCTCTCAACGACGCGGCCCGTCGGGCCCTGGAGGCGATGATGAAGGGCTACGTGTACCAGAGCGACTTCGCCAGGAAGTATGTCGCGGAGGGTGTCGCACAGGGAGAACGCACCATGCTGCTTCGACAGCTTCGTGCCCGCTTCGGTGATCTGCCGGCGAGCGCGATCGCCCGGATCGAGAGCGCGGAGAGCAACCAGCTCGAGCTGTGGGGCGAGCGGGTGCTCAGCGCCAAGACGCTCGCGGACGTGCTCGACGAGCCAAGCTGA
- a CDS encoding RluA family pseudouridine synthase, with protein MIRSAPEPLVTSTFEASAADPRDRLDKLVVRLLEKAGTAASRAAVQRWIENGRVLVDGKPGRASMSVAEGARIDVTPEPPEPTRAEPDSSIELAVVYEDAHLLVVDKPAGLVVHPAKGHASGTLVNALLGRGGFERAGADPLDPEGHLRPGIVHRLDKDTSGLLVVAKDAETREALKAQFAKHAIEREYVAVVVGAAKEATFATLHGRHPTDRLRFTTHVEEGKRAVTRVVVLERLGPATLVACRLETGRTHQIRVHLAERGKTPILGDTLYGKTPKEKALREVAEALGRQALHARVLGFEHPATRRHVHFESPIPADMAGAIEAIRKA; from the coding sequence GTGATACGAAGCGCGCCCGAGCCCCTCGTGACCTCCACGTTCGAAGCGAGCGCGGCCGATCCGCGCGACCGGCTGGACAAGCTCGTCGTGCGGCTGCTGGAGAAGGCAGGCACGGCCGCGTCACGCGCCGCGGTGCAACGCTGGATCGAAAACGGCCGCGTCCTCGTCGACGGCAAGCCAGGCCGCGCGTCGATGTCCGTCGCCGAAGGCGCGCGCATCGACGTGACCCCCGAGCCCCCCGAACCAACACGCGCCGAGCCGGACAGCTCGATCGAGCTCGCCGTGGTGTACGAGGACGCGCACCTGCTCGTGGTGGACAAGCCCGCCGGGCTCGTGGTGCATCCAGCGAAGGGTCACGCGAGCGGGACACTGGTCAACGCGCTGCTCGGCCGCGGCGGCTTCGAACGCGCAGGCGCCGATCCTCTCGATCCCGAGGGGCACCTGCGTCCCGGCATCGTGCACCGCCTCGACAAGGACACGAGCGGTCTACTCGTGGTGGCGAAGGACGCGGAGACCCGCGAGGCGCTGAAGGCGCAGTTCGCAAAGCACGCCATCGAGCGCGAGTACGTGGCCGTGGTGGTGGGCGCGGCGAAGGAAGCGACCTTCGCGACCCTGCACGGCCGTCACCCGACGGATCGGCTGCGCTTCACGACACACGTGGAGGAGGGCAAGCGCGCGGTGACGCGTGTGGTGGTGCTCGAGCGTCTGGGGCCGGCGACACTCGTCGCGTGTCGTCTGGAGACGGGGCGCACGCATCAGATCCGCGTGCACCTCGCGGAGCGAGGGAAGACGCCGATCCTCGGGGACACGCTCTACGGGAAGACGCCGAAGGAGAAGGCCCTGCGCGAGGTGGCAGAGGCGCTCGGCCGGCAAGCGCTACACGCGCGGGTGCTCGGCTTCGAGCACCCCGCGACGCGGAGGCATGTGCACTTCGAGAGCCCGATCCCCGCGGACATGGCAGGCGCGATCGAGGCGATCAGGAAGGCGTGA
- a CDS encoding SMI1/KNR4 family protein, translating to MATIERGIGLVQRVIAELSKRPEGASVVGASSAALDALESKLMVELPPTLRTFLAYDFTFASFGKRFKGKHRFGADPRSPQPKITSVRKLAEAMVELGWTDSRVRGKVVRLPNKPGQPWNALYLGEARRDGELLILGLENDETNVRVFPRYTAFDLYLAHQLGLLKLRESAMLDDLDSHLAANPELHSREEDEDESSDY from the coding sequence ATGGCGACCATCGAACGAGGCATCGGGCTTGTACAGCGCGTCATCGCGGAGCTTTCGAAGCGCCCGGAGGGAGCGAGCGTCGTCGGCGCGAGCTCGGCCGCGCTCGACGCCCTCGAGTCGAAGCTGATGGTGGAGCTGCCGCCCACGCTCCGGACCTTCCTCGCGTACGACTTCACGTTCGCGAGCTTCGGCAAGCGCTTCAAAGGCAAGCACCGCTTCGGCGCAGACCCGCGCTCACCGCAGCCGAAGATCACCTCGGTCCGCAAGCTCGCCGAGGCGATGGTGGAGCTCGGATGGACCGACTCGCGCGTCCGCGGCAAGGTCGTGCGCCTGCCGAACAAGCCGGGCCAGCCCTGGAACGCGCTCTACCTCGGCGAGGCGAGGCGCGACGGCGAGCTCCTGATCCTCGGCCTGGAGAACGACGAGACGAACGTACGCGTCTTCCCGCGTTACACGGCCTTCGACCTCTACCTCGCGCATCAGCTCGGCCTGCTCAAGCTGCGCGAGAGCGCGATGCTCGACGACCTCGACTCGCACCTCGCGGCCAACCCCGAGCTGCACTCGCGAGAAGAGGACGAGGACGAGAGCTCGGACTACTGA
- a CDS encoding lysylphosphatidylglycerol synthase transmembrane domain-containing protein, with amino-acid sequence MNNLVRRVVLVMLLGVVLYGALVLYRDANLIAARLSVYAWSTFVIACALAFGNYLLRYLKWEYYLARLDIRGVPKLESLLVFLSGFVLTVTPGKVGEVFKSLILFQLRKIPIERTAPIVIAERVTDLIGVITIIAVGSASFPGGAIWAGFGAFTVIALLVFVSVPAVNGAVIRLLPRLPGPLGRVGGKLAPKINEALGGLRTIVSPAQLVWPTLLSIGAWSLEGIGLWVILRGFAEQASMPLTMFFYSTATLAGALVPVPGGLGVTEKLLEEQMARLGGVEPATATAAMILVRFATLWFAVAVGFAALALLRAKHGAAVLGGEPAPSPSESQRNLLTERTP; translated from the coding sequence TTGAACAACCTGGTCCGCCGCGTCGTGCTGGTGATGCTGCTCGGCGTCGTCCTCTACGGCGCGCTCGTCCTCTACCGCGACGCGAACCTCATCGCCGCGCGCCTCTCCGTCTACGCCTGGTCGACGTTCGTGATCGCCTGCGCGCTCGCGTTCGGCAACTACCTCCTGCGTTACCTCAAGTGGGAGTACTACCTCGCGCGGCTCGACATCCGCGGCGTGCCCAAGCTCGAGAGCCTGCTCGTCTTCCTGTCGGGGTTCGTCCTGACGGTCACGCCGGGCAAGGTCGGCGAGGTCTTCAAGTCGCTGATCCTCTTCCAGCTCCGCAAGATCCCCATCGAGCGCACCGCGCCCATCGTCATCGCCGAGCGCGTCACGGATCTCATCGGCGTCATCACCATCATCGCGGTCGGCAGCGCGAGCTTCCCCGGCGGCGCGATCTGGGCCGGCTTCGGCGCCTTCACCGTGATCGCGCTCCTCGTCTTCGTCTCCGTCCCCGCCGTGAACGGCGCCGTCATACGGCTCTTGCCGAGGCTCCCCGGTCCGCTCGGGCGCGTCGGCGGGAAACTCGCGCCGAAGATCAACGAGGCGCTCGGCGGCCTGCGGACGATCGTCTCGCCCGCGCAGCTCGTGTGGCCGACGCTGCTCTCGATCGGCGCGTGGTCCCTCGAAGGCATCGGCCTCTGGGTCATCCTGCGCGGGTTCGCCGAGCAAGCGTCGATGCCGCTGACGATGTTTTTCTACTCGACGGCCACGCTCGCCGGCGCGCTCGTGCCTGTCCCGGGCGGCCTCGGCGTGACGGAGAAGCTGCTCGAGGAGCAGATGGCGCGCCTCGGCGGCGTGGAGCCGGCGACGGCGACGGCGGCCATGATCCTCGTGCGGTTCGCCACCTTGTGGTTCGCCGTCGCGGTCGGCTTCGCGGCGCTCGCCCTGCTCCGTGCCAAGCATGGAGCGGCCGTGCTCGGGGGCGAGCCAGCGCCCTCCCCGTCCGAAAGTCAACGGAATCTCTTGACAGAACGCACGCCTTGA
- a CDS encoding SDR family NAD(P)-dependent oxidoreductase, giving the protein MGLLDGKVAIITGAGGGIGRAEALLFAREGAKVVVNDVGGARDGSGGSDAMARKVVEEITAEGGVAVPNFDTVATAAGAAGIVKSALDAFGRIDVLVNNAGILRDKTLLKLDEELWDSVIAVHLKGTFLVTQAVVKQMVAQGGGGRVVNTTSVSGMVGNFGQSNYAAAKAGIYGFTRTAAIELQKHRITVNALAPVAKTRMTEDLPMFQAGMESLTPEHIAPAALFLGSDLCGDRTGHVLAVTGSQVFAYKVVQSAGKFKDEGAAWTAQEIADHWDVITKV; this is encoded by the coding sequence ATGGGTCTGCTCGACGGCAAGGTGGCAATCATCACGGGCGCAGGCGGCGGGATCGGCCGCGCGGAGGCGCTGCTCTTCGCCCGGGAGGGCGCGAAGGTGGTCGTCAACGACGTCGGCGGCGCGCGCGACGGAAGCGGCGGAAGTGACGCCATGGCGCGGAAGGTCGTGGAGGAGATCACGGCGGAGGGCGGCGTCGCCGTGCCGAACTTCGACACGGTGGCGACGGCCGCGGGCGCGGCGGGCATCGTGAAGAGCGCGCTCGACGCGTTTGGCCGGATCGACGTGCTCGTGAACAACGCGGGCATCCTGCGAGACAAGACGCTGCTCAAGCTCGACGAGGAGCTCTGGGACAGCGTGATCGCCGTGCACTTGAAGGGCACGTTCCTCGTCACGCAGGCGGTGGTGAAGCAGATGGTCGCGCAGGGCGGCGGGGGCCGCGTCGTCAACACGACGAGCGTCTCGGGCATGGTCGGCAACTTCGGCCAATCGAACTACGCGGCCGCGAAGGCCGGGATTTACGGCTTCACGCGCACGGCGGCGATCGAGCTGCAGAAGCACCGCATCACGGTGAACGCGCTCGCGCCGGTGGCCAAGACGCGCATGACCGAGGATCTCCCGATGTTCCAGGCCGGCATGGAGTCGCTCACGCCCGAGCACATCGCGCCGGCGGCGCTCTTTCTGGGCTCGGATCTCTGCGGGGATCGCACGGGGCACGTCCTCGCGGTCACGGGCTCGCAGGTCTTCGCGTACAAGGTCGTGCAAAGCGCGGGAAAGTTCAAAGACGAGGGCGCGGCGTGGACGGCCCAGGAGATCGCCGATCACTGGGACGTGATCACCAAGGTCTGA
- a CDS encoding T3SS (YopN, CesT) and YbjN peptide-binding chaperone 1, translating into MSKDAASAARVSIARIEQTLADSPAFVRVEPRFYVVRQGTAYIYIQILPWEPDRAVVRFVAQLVRGVEMTPDLAMKLLRMNARLRFGAFGYVAQGACVVLVHTLLGGETLDPDEILAALRDMSVIADEYDDRIFEEFGGHRMQDLIDASAASSFFDGMAQPRDCDWSDA; encoded by the coding sequence ATGTCCAAGGACGCTGCATCCGCAGCTCGCGTGAGCATCGCGCGGATCGAGCAAACGCTCGCGGACTCGCCGGCTTTCGTCCGTGTCGAGCCGCGTTTCTACGTGGTCCGGCAGGGGACGGCGTACATCTACATCCAGATCCTCCCGTGGGAGCCGGACCGCGCCGTCGTGCGGTTCGTGGCGCAGCTCGTCCGCGGCGTCGAGATGACGCCCGACCTCGCGATGAAGCTCCTGCGCATGAACGCGCGCCTCCGGTTCGGGGCCTTCGGCTACGTCGCGCAGGGCGCGTGTGTGGTCCTCGTGCACACGTTGCTCGGCGGCGAGACGCTCGATCCGGACGAGATCCTCGCGGCCCTTCGTGACATGTCCGTCATCGCCGACGAGTACGACGACCGGATCTTCGAGGAGTTCGGCGGCCACCGCATGCAGGACCTGATCGACGCGTCCGCGGCGTCGTCGTTCTTCGACGGCATGGCCCAGCCGCGCGATTGCGACTGGAGCGACGCGTGA